A genome region from Gemmatimonadota bacterium includes the following:
- a CDS encoding HAD-IA family hydrolase — protein MTKIATIFDIDGTLVESSHFDGAYYISAIREVLGEVCIHDDWSQYKNVTDSGMLREIMKENKIQEEGQIEEIRKKFGELIEQYLENGGECRPKKGAICLIDKLLSDQHYKIGIATGGWKHTAKIKLRHAGFNLKNMVLFSSDNSDERVEIMKKCLSALGNGFHRIVYVGDAVWDIQATKKLGWHFIGVGPRLKGKCEFWVEDFSNYDTFMRMLHA, from the coding sequence ATGACAAAAATCGCCACGATATTTGACATTGATGGAACCCTGGTCGAAAGTTCTCATTTTGATGGAGCCTATTACATCTCTGCGATAAGAGAGGTTCTGGGCGAAGTTTGCATCCACGATGATTGGAGCCAATACAAAAACGTAACGGATTCAGGTATGTTGCGAGAAATAATGAAAGAGAATAAAATTCAAGAAGAGGGGCAAATTGAGGAAATCCGCAAAAAATTCGGCGAATTAATTGAGCAATATCTTGAAAATGGTGGCGAATGCCGCCCAAAGAAAGGGGCAATTTGCCTGATTGACAAACTTCTATCTGATCAGCACTATAAAATTGGAATTGCCACAGGCGGCTGGAAACATACCGCCAAGATAAAACTCAGGCATGCGGGATTTAACTTGAAAAATATGGTTCTATTTTCCAGTGATAATAGCGACGAGCGTGTGGAAATCATGAAAAAATGTCTATCTGCATTGGGGAATGGCTTCCATCGCATCGTATATGTCGGTGATGCTGTGTGGGATATCCAGGCAACCAAAAAACTGGGATGGCATTTCATAGGCGTAGGACCACGCTTAAAGGGGAAATGTGAATTTTGGGTTGAAGACTTTTCAAACTATGACACATTCATGAGAATGCTACACGCTTAA
- a CDS encoding phytanoyl-CoA dioxygenase family protein has product MDEILRCFDENGYAVVEGALSPEEVAAINDGIDADVAANPKEWEPGPRPGHIAVGCRAPELMHRTEALDGLVHHPSVAPLVHRILGAGVQFSSLSFLRREVCAADPPEDIDGGDPLCLSRQWHREYNGIVEGADKNEFFAPAIQVIYYLDDVDAGSHCTSLIPESAETKRQLPKTRDGKSGWGEGALRIDDGETAYVDPDKPIWTDSFGRTNPRRIGRVDVHAPAGSAVMFNIASYHCGTVRQTQRIRRTAHLMYRQPDPIFSRHALGPDWESVAAFRAALPKRSAIG; this is encoded by the coding sequence ATGGACGAGATACTGAGATGTTTTGATGAGAACGGGTATGCCGTGGTGGAGGGGGCGCTTTCACCGGAGGAGGTAGCGGCGATTAACGATGGGATTGATGCCGATGTGGCCGCGAACCCGAAGGAATGGGAGCCTGGACCGCGTCCGGGTCATATAGCGGTAGGCTGCAGGGCACCTGAGTTGATGCACAGGACAGAGGCGCTGGATGGTCTGGTTCACCATCCATCGGTTGCGCCGCTGGTGCATCGCATTCTCGGAGCGGGTGTTCAGTTTAGCAGTCTGAGTTTTTTGCGGCGCGAGGTGTGTGCCGCCGATCCGCCAGAGGATATTGACGGCGGCGATCCGCTCTGTCTCTCGCGGCAGTGGCACCGGGAATACAACGGTATTGTGGAGGGTGCTGATAAAAATGAGTTTTTTGCCCCGGCGATACAGGTGATTTACTATCTGGACGATGTGGATGCCGGGTCCCACTGTACGAGTCTTATTCCAGAGAGTGCCGAGACCAAGCGTCAATTGCCCAAGACGCGGGATGGCAAAAGCGGATGGGGCGAGGGTGCTTTGCGGATTGATGATGGTGAGACGGCGTATGTGGATCCGGATAAGCCGATCTGGACAGATTCTTTTGGTCGCACAAATCCCCGACGGATCGGTCGGGTCGATGTTCACGCGCCAGCAGGGTCTGCTGTGATGTTCAATATTGCCAGTTATCACTGCGGAACTGTCCGGCAGACGCAGCGGATTCGGCGCACGGCGCATTTGATGTATCGACAGCCAGATCCGATATTCTCGCGGCACGCACTGGGTCCCGATTGGGAGAGTGTGGCGGCGTTTAGAGCCGCGTTGCCAAAGCGATCAGCGATTGGATGA
- a CDS encoding class I SAM-dependent methyltransferase — protein sequence MTLKELKQIAASIGKIQGWDFSAIRDGRAPVPWDYLTLVRNYLTSSSRVLDIGTGGGEKFLTLSPNFGKGIGIDISDEMIQTAHKNQSKMQINNVSFNVMNADALQLPDSNFDIVLNRHSVVNIDEVLRVLRTGGYFITQSVGHRNTSNILAAFGWTSNSFGEEWWSPAKELAKTFRQRGNRIIALMEYDVAYWFCDVESLLLWLHTVPLPEKFEIEKHWQCINQILEKYTTQRGIETNEHRELLIVQKSA from the coding sequence ATGACGCTTAAAGAGCTAAAACAAATCGCAGCGTCTATTGGAAAAATTCAAGGATGGGATTTCTCCGCCATAAGAGATGGACGGGCTCCCGTACCCTGGGATTATCTTACCCTGGTTCGCAACTACCTCACCTCATCATCTCGCGTCCTTGATATAGGAACGGGTGGCGGTGAAAAGTTTCTCACTCTATCACCGAACTTCGGCAAGGGCATTGGAATCGACATCAGCGATGAAATGATTCAAACAGCTCATAAGAACCAATCCAAAATGCAGATAAACAATGTCTCGTTCAATGTCATGAATGCCGATGCGCTGCAATTACCTGACTCAAATTTTGATATTGTTTTAAATCGACATTCTGTTGTCAATATAGATGAGGTTTTGCGTGTTCTACGCACGGGAGGGTATTTTATCACTCAGAGCGTGGGACATCGCAATACGTCCAATATCCTGGCGGCATTCGGTTGGACAAGTAACAGTTTTGGCGAGGAATGGTGGTCGCCTGCTAAAGAACTCGCCAAAACTTTTCGGCAACGCGGCAATCGCATCATCGCGCTCATGGAATATGACGTCGCGTATTGGTTCTGTGATGTTGAATCACTTCTCTTGTGGCTACACACAGTCCCATTGCCCGAAAAATTTGAAATCGAAAAACACTGGCAATGCATTAACCAGATTCTCGAGAAATACACCACTCAGCGAGGCATTGAAACCAACGAACACCGCGAGTTGCTTATTGTGCAAAAGAGCGCTTAA
- a CDS encoding leucine-rich repeat domain-containing protein, which produces MKRKNFYREGPLAVVFLALLLMAGPASAQTPTAADADFDGNGVVDFADFLALVDQFGARQGDGRYDAKYDLDSDGAVGFGDFLSFTSYFGSVAIRDANLRAVIADSLDKASSAPISREEMASLTRLAATRKNISDLTGLEFATGLTDLYLYSNSISDVSALSGLTNLTRLHLYSNSISDISALSGLTNLTDLYLHSNSISNVSALSGLTNLTVLGLSDNSISDLSPLIANTGLGSRDVVEVRNNPLSDTSLNTHIPALQGRGVWVQF; this is translated from the coding sequence ATGAAACGCAAAAACTTTTACAGAGAAGGGCCGCTCGCTGTTGTGTTTCTCGCCCTGCTTCTGATGGCGGGGCCTGCCTCTGCACAAACCCCAACCGCGGCAGACGCCGACTTTGACGGCAATGGCGTTGTGGATTTTGCCGACTTTTTGGCGCTTGTAGATCAGTTTGGAGCGCGTCAGGGCGATGGGAGATATGACGCGAAGTATGATCTGGACAGCGATGGTGCGGTTGGCTTTGGCGATTTTCTGAGTTTCACCAGCTACTTCGGCTCGGTTGCCATTCGTGATGCGAACCTGCGTGCGGTAATCGCAGACAGCCTGGACAAGGCGAGTAGTGCGCCGATCAGCAGAGAAGAGATGGCGAGCTTGACCAGGCTTGCAGCGACGCGTAAGAATATCAGCGACTTGACCGGGCTTGAGTTTGCAACGGGTCTGACAGACCTGTATCTTTACAGCAACAGCATCTCGGATGTCTCTGCCCTCTCCGGACTGACAAACCTGACAAGGCTGCATCTTTACAGCAACAGCATTTCGGATATCTCTGCCCTCTCTGGACTGACAAACCTGACAGACCTGTATCTTCACAGCAACAGCATCTCGAATGTCTCTGCCCTCTCCGGACTGACAAACCTGACAGTGCTGGGTCTTTCCGACAACAGCATCTCGGATCTTTCACCTCTAATAGCAAACACGGGATTGGGCAGTAGAGATGTGGTTGAGGTCCGGAATAACCCACTGAGTGACACATCGCTCAATACGCACATTCCAGCCCTTCAAGGCAGAGGTGTGTGGGTGCAGTTTTGA
- a CDS encoding mandelate racemase/muconate lactonizing enzyme family protein has protein sequence MKITDVKYHRLRYPVTEKFGNSFTWIRERSSILVEISTDAGITGWGQGAGSLGESDIQRHVIGRDPFDCEVIWDALNNSGSLRNVGATSGVDIALWDIMGKALDVPVYRLLGGAFRDRIPCYASGLFRKDRPDNTQVLMDEARGYVDQGFPAMKMKVGLGKVYDEQNVAAVRKAIGDDILLCVDANLAYDVGTAIEVGRRMEAYDLFWYEEPTSRDDVAGYVEIKGALEMRIAGCEGLQGRWAFREFIQRRAVDIVQPDIAIVGGFTEARKVVAMASANYIPVMPHMWGAVVGLAATLHWQASMPDASGSVNPVPSFFECDMTENGLRTALSKEPILPVDGYLAVPQGPGLGIEIDRDVLEKYSV, from the coding sequence ATGAAGATTACGGATGTTAAATATCATCGTTTGCGCTATCCCGTGACCGAGAAGTTCGGAAATTCTTTTACGTGGATTAGGGAGCGGTCATCTATCCTGGTGGAGATTTCTACCGATGCGGGTATTACGGGATGGGGACAGGGGGCGGGGTCGCTGGGTGAGTCGGATATTCAGCGGCATGTGATCGGGAGGGATCCGTTCGATTGCGAGGTGATCTGGGACGCGCTGAACAATTCGGGGAGTCTGAGGAATGTGGGCGCGACCAGTGGCGTGGATATTGCGTTGTGGGATATTATGGGTAAGGCGCTTGATGTGCCGGTTTATCGCCTTCTGGGGGGCGCATTTCGGGACCGTATCCCCTGCTATGCCAGTGGGTTGTTCAGGAAAGACAGGCCGGATAATACACAGGTATTGATGGATGAGGCCAGAGGATATGTGGATCAGGGTTTTCCCGCGATGAAGATGAAGGTTGGATTGGGGAAGGTTTATGATGAGCAGAATGTGGCTGCTGTTCGGAAAGCGATTGGCGATGATATTCTTTTGTGTGTGGATGCAAATTTGGCCTATGATGTGGGTACGGCGATTGAGGTGGGGCGCAGGATGGAGGCTTACGATCTGTTCTGGTATGAAGAACCGACTTCGAGGGATGATGTGGCCGGATATGTGGAAATTAAAGGGGCGCTCGAGATGCGAATTGCCGGATGCGAGGGTTTGCAGGGGCGCTGGGCATTTCGGGAGTTTATCCAGCGGCGGGCGGTGGATATTGTGCAGCCAGATATCGCGATTGTCGGCGGGTTTACAGAGGCGAGAAAGGTTGTGGCGATGGCCAGTGCCAATTATATTCCGGTTATGCCGCATATGTGGGGGGCAGTCGTTGGTCTCGCCGCTACCCTGCACTGGCAGGCGTCGATGCCAGATGCGTCCGGTTCTGTGAATCCAGTTCCTTCTTTTTTTGAATGCGATATGACGGAAAATGGGCTTCGAACAGCGTTGTCCAAAGAGCCTATTTTGCCCGTGGATGGGTATCTTGCGGTTCCTCAGGGTCCCGGGCTGGGCATTGAGATTGACCGGGATGTTCTTGAAAAATATTCGGTTTGA